The following coding sequences lie in one Bordetella genomosp. 9 genomic window:
- a CDS encoding multidrug effflux MFS transporter — translation MTPRSRISPHSFGFILFCGALAALASLSIDVGLPAFGAVARDLDTDPARVALSLSIFFVGFAAAPLVYGPLSDRLGRRPLLLFGCALYVLGGAGCTVSGSISTFLAWRLVQGAGAGAGAVLSMSLVRDHFEGARVRQLLSHIAIIRVIAPMVAPSVGAFLLDIGNWRWIYAMMTIAGLAILAVVWLGLEESAPARLHPRAQRPAATPTAGAYLMLLRKPRSLAYMAICALGFGSHFAYVTGSSLVLMETLGVSPQVFGLLFAMSAAGIMLASYLSGRLAGLVSGDRLIQVGLSIALCSALIMLALTLAHAIRPWNLVPFFILNAFCYGLITPSTQQGALQPLKEVAGAASALMNALMMGMGAFASAMVSRYFGGLGALAVTGSMAVFCALALAVCLALRRWGQAAPH, via the coding sequence ATGACACCCCGTTCGCGCATTTCCCCGCATTCCTTCGGATTCATCCTGTTCTGCGGCGCACTCGCCGCGCTGGCCTCGCTTTCCATCGACGTCGGCCTGCCGGCCTTCGGCGCGGTGGCGCGGGACCTCGATACGGATCCGGCGCGGGTGGCGCTGAGCCTGAGCATCTTCTTCGTTGGCTTCGCCGCGGCGCCGCTGGTCTACGGGCCGCTTTCGGACAGACTGGGCCGGCGCCCGCTGCTGCTGTTCGGTTGCGCGCTGTACGTCCTGGGCGGCGCGGGCTGCACCGTGTCGGGATCGATTTCGACGTTCCTTGCGTGGAGGCTGGTGCAGGGCGCCGGCGCGGGCGCTGGAGCGGTGCTGTCCATGAGCCTGGTGCGCGATCACTTCGAAGGCGCCCGCGTCCGGCAACTGCTGTCCCATATCGCCATCATCCGCGTCATCGCGCCGATGGTGGCGCCGTCCGTGGGGGCCTTCCTGCTCGATATCGGCAACTGGCGCTGGATCTACGCGATGATGACCATCGCGGGCCTGGCGATCCTGGCGGTGGTCTGGCTGGGCCTGGAGGAGTCCGCGCCCGCGCGGCTTCATCCGCGCGCGCAGCGGCCGGCCGCCACCCCCACGGCCGGGGCCTACCTGATGCTGCTGCGCAAGCCGCGCAGCCTGGCCTATATGGCGATTTGCGCGCTGGGCTTCGGCAGCCACTTCGCCTACGTGACCGGATCTTCCCTGGTGCTGATGGAAACGCTGGGCGTTTCGCCGCAGGTCTTCGGGCTGCTGTTCGCGATGAGCGCCGCCGGTATCATGCTGGCCTCTTATCTGAGCGGCCGGCTGGCCGGCCTTGTCTCCGGCGACAGACTGATCCAGGTCGGTCTTTCCATCGCCCTGTGTTCCGCGCTGATCATGCTGGCGCTGACGCTGGCGCACGCGATCAGGCCCTGGAACCTAGTGCCGTTCTTCATTCTGAACGCTTTCTGCTACGGACTGATCACGCCCAGCACGCAGCAGGGGGCGCTGCAGCCGCTCAAGGAAGTGGCGGGCGCGGCATCGGCCTTGATGAATGCGTTGATGATGGGAATGGGCGCCTTCGCCAGCGCCATGGTAAGCCGCTATTTCGGCGGCTTGGGCGCGTTGGCGGTGACGGGCAGCATGGCGGTGTTCTGCGCGTTGGCGCTCGCGGTCTGCCTGGCGCTGCGCCGCTGGGGACAGGCGGCGCCGCATTGA
- a CDS encoding c-type cytochrome: MKRTIVTLAGVLLGAAATVSQAGDLDAGKAVYQKFNCASCHGADAKTPTDPSYPILAGQHEDFLRHALTAYKRGQSGAASTANIRKNPIMGAFAAQLSDTDIDNVAAWLASQPSDLGSRK, encoded by the coding sequence ATGAAACGCACGATCGTGACCCTGGCCGGGGTATTGCTGGGCGCAGCCGCCACCGTGTCGCAGGCCGGCGACCTGGATGCCGGCAAGGCGGTGTATCAGAAGTTCAACTGTGCATCGTGCCACGGCGCCGACGCCAAGACCCCGACAGATCCTTCGTATCCGATACTCGCGGGGCAGCACGAAGACTTTCTGCGCCATGCGCTCACGGCGTACAAGCGCGGCCAGTCCGGCGCGGCGTCCACCGCGAATATCCGCAAGAACCCCATCATGGGGGCATTCGCGGCGCAGCTCAGCGATACCGACATCGACAACGTCGCGGCCTGGCTGGCCAGCCAACCCAGCGATCTGGGCAGCCGCAAGTGA
- a CDS encoding M16 family metallopeptidase — MYPPALSRHLKTLLLSSFIAFQAGAATLPEGTKEVASVEGITEYRLSNGLRVLLAPDDSKPTTTVNMTYLVGSRNENYGQTGMAHLLEHMLFKGTPTTRNAMGEFSRRGLAANGSTSSDRTNYFASFAANPETLDWYLGWQADAMVNSLIAREDLDSEMTVVRNEMESGENSPFRILMQKMEAAAFQWHNYGKDTIGARSDVENVDIGQLRSFYHQYYQPDNAVLIVAGKFDPDQALQAIGRTLGKVPRPARELPREYTVEPVQDGEREVTLRRTGGAPLVAAMYHAPAAGSPDYVPLDLATVMLSDTPSGRLYREMVPRKLASEVFGFAIEQRDPGIVMFGAQLEPGMDQAAALKAMTSTLESIGRHPFTQEELDRARAKWLRDWEQTYSDPQRIGVALSEAIASGDWRLFFLQRDRVRQAKLADVQRVAAAYLVPSNRTAGRYIPTPTPVRAPANTRVDVTDVLKDYKGDPGYAQAAAFDPSPANIDKQTQRTTLKLPNGKVDLALLPKPTRGHRVRARLLIQFGNVDTLRGQRAVADAVADMLDRGTSKLSRQAIQDRFDQLKADVNFSGSGTNLSVSISTTRENLPAVVSTVLDVVRNANFPQAQVEEYKAQAITAIQNAMNEPSALALRALARQDNPWPKDDIRYVPTFEESLASVRSLSHDVLARFHARFYGAGTVAFSAVGDFDPDATQAALKKGLAGWKRGEPYTRVPEPYHAVPAKTMEIATPDKANAFYASRLALPMQDTSADFPALYMANFLLGSSETSRLWERVREKDGLSYNVRSSLNASSYEPRGAWTIYAIYAPENRQRLEQAMREELARARKDGFSEDEIRDGIAALLNYRRLARAQDDVLASAWVDYIRLGRTFAWSADMDRKIAALTAEDVNAVLRKYLKPEDFSTAVAGDFSKTAK, encoded by the coding sequence ATGTATCCGCCAGCATTGTCGCGCCACCTGAAAACGCTGTTGCTGTCATCGTTCATCGCTTTCCAGGCCGGCGCCGCAACCCTGCCGGAGGGCACGAAGGAGGTCGCGTCGGTCGAGGGCATCACGGAATACCGCCTGAGCAACGGCCTGCGCGTCCTGCTCGCGCCCGACGACTCCAAGCCGACCACCACGGTCAACATGACTTACCTGGTCGGCTCGCGCAACGAGAACTACGGCCAGACAGGCATGGCCCACCTGCTTGAACACATGCTGTTCAAGGGCACGCCCACCACGCGCAACGCGATGGGCGAATTCTCGCGCCGCGGCCTGGCCGCCAACGGGTCCACGTCCAGCGACCGCACGAATTACTTCGCCAGCTTCGCCGCGAACCCGGAGACCCTGGACTGGTACCTGGGATGGCAGGCGGACGCCATGGTCAACTCACTGATTGCGCGCGAAGACCTGGACTCCGAGATGACTGTCGTGCGCAATGAGATGGAAAGCGGCGAAAACAGCCCCTTCCGCATTCTCATGCAGAAGATGGAGGCGGCCGCATTCCAGTGGCACAACTACGGCAAGGACACCATCGGCGCGCGCTCGGACGTCGAGAACGTCGATATCGGGCAGTTGCGGTCTTTCTACCATCAGTATTACCAGCCCGATAACGCGGTGCTGATCGTGGCCGGCAAGTTCGATCCGGACCAGGCCTTGCAGGCAATCGGGCGCACGCTGGGCAAGGTGCCCCGCCCCGCGCGCGAGCTGCCCCGCGAATACACGGTCGAACCGGTTCAGGACGGCGAACGCGAAGTCACGCTTCGGCGCACCGGTGGCGCGCCGCTGGTGGCCGCGATGTATCACGCGCCCGCCGCCGGCAGCCCGGATTACGTGCCCCTGGACCTGGCCACGGTCATGCTGTCCGATACGCCGTCCGGCCGGCTGTATCGCGAAATGGTGCCGCGCAAGCTCGCCTCGGAAGTTTTCGGTTTCGCCATCGAGCAACGCGACCCGGGCATCGTCATGTTCGGCGCGCAGCTGGAACCGGGCATGGACCAGGCCGCCGCGCTGAAAGCCATGACGTCCACGTTGGAGTCGATCGGGCGCCACCCCTTCACGCAGGAAGAACTGGACCGCGCCCGCGCCAAATGGCTGCGCGACTGGGAACAGACCTACAGCGATCCTCAGCGCATCGGCGTCGCGCTGTCCGAGGCCATCGCCAGCGGCGACTGGCGCCTGTTCTTCCTGCAGCGCGACCGGGTCCGGCAAGCCAAGCTGGCCGACGTGCAGCGCGTCGCCGCCGCATACCTCGTCCCGAGCAACCGCACGGCCGGCCGCTATATTCCGACGCCCACGCCGGTGCGCGCCCCCGCCAACACCCGGGTGGACGTGACCGACGTGCTCAAGGACTACAAGGGCGACCCGGGCTATGCGCAGGCGGCGGCTTTCGACCCGTCGCCCGCGAACATCGACAAGCAGACGCAGCGCACCACTTTGAAGCTGCCCAATGGCAAGGTGGACCTTGCCCTGCTGCCCAAACCGACCCGCGGCCACCGGGTGCGCGCCCGGCTGCTGATCCAGTTCGGCAACGTCGATACCCTGCGCGGCCAGCGCGCCGTCGCGGATGCCGTCGCCGACATGCTGGACCGCGGAACATCGAAGCTTTCACGCCAGGCCATTCAGGACCGCTTCGACCAGCTGAAGGCGGACGTCAATTTCAGCGGCTCGGGGACCAATCTGTCGGTGTCCATCTCCACGACCCGCGAGAACCTGCCGGCAGTCGTCTCCACCGTGCTGGATGTCGTGCGCAATGCCAATTTCCCGCAGGCCCAGGTAGAGGAATACAAGGCCCAGGCCATCACGGCCATCCAGAACGCGATGAACGAACCGTCTGCGCTGGCGCTGCGCGCCCTGGCCCGCCAGGACAATCCGTGGCCCAAGGACGACATCCGCTACGTGCCCACCTTCGAGGAATCGCTCGCCAGCGTACGTTCGCTGTCGCATGACGTGCTGGCGCGCTTCCACGCGCGCTTCTACGGCGCCGGCACCGTCGCGTTCTCGGCGGTGGGCGACTTCGATCCCGACGCGACGCAGGCCGCTTTGAAGAAGGGGCTTGCAGGCTGGAAGCGCGGCGAGCCCTACACCCGGGTGCCCGAGCCGTACCACGCCGTGCCGGCCAAGACCATGGAGATCGCCACGCCGGACAAGGCCAACGCCTTCTATGCCAGCCGGCTGGCCTTGCCGATGCAGGACACCTCTGCGGATTTCCCCGCGCTCTACATGGCGAACTTCCTGCTGGGCAGCTCCGAAACTTCGCGGCTGTGGGAGCGGGTCCGCGAAAAAGACGGGCTGTCCTACAACGTCCGCAGCAGTCTGAACGCGTCGTCCTATGAACCGCGCGGCGCCTGGACCATTTACGCGATCTACGCCCCCGAGAATCGCCAGCGGCTGGAACAGGCGATGCGCGAAGAGCTGGCGCGCGCGCGCAAGGATGGATTCAGCGAGGACGAGATCCGCGACGGCATCGCCGCCCTGCTCAACTACCGCCGCCTGGCGCGTGCCCAGGACGACGTGCTGGCCAGCGCCTGGGTCGATTACATCCGCCTGGGGCGCACCTTCGCGTGGTCCGCCGACATGGACCGCAAGATCGCGGCGCTGACCGCCGAGGACGTCAACGCGGTCCTGCGCAAATACCTGAAGCCGGAAGACTTCAGTACCGCGGTGGCGGGCGACTTCAGCAAAACCGCCAAGTAG
- a CDS encoding c-type cytochrome: protein MKLRTTVMRKTSLLAIMVSCAIVAPAHAADGAQGGNAQAGKGKVSMCIGCHGIPDYKTAFPEVYRVPMIAGQNAKYIENALNAYKKGERSHPSMDAIAGSLSDQDIADIAAYYANLK from the coding sequence ATGAAGTTGCGAACCACTGTAATGCGTAAGACGTCGCTGCTCGCCATCATGGTGTCCTGTGCCATCGTGGCGCCCGCGCATGCGGCCGACGGTGCCCAGGGCGGAAATGCCCAGGCCGGCAAGGGCAAAGTGTCCATGTGCATAGGCTGCCATGGCATTCCCGACTACAAGACCGCTTTCCCCGAGGTCTATCGCGTACCGATGATCGCCGGCCAGAACGCCAAATACATCGAGAACGCGCTTAACGCATACAAGAAGGGCGAGCGCAGCCATCCGAGTATGGACGCCATTGCGGGCAGCCTGTCCGATCAGGACATCGCCGACATCGCGGCGTATTACGCCAACCTCAAATAA
- a CDS encoding NADP(H)-dependent aldo-keto reductase, translating into MKYRKLGHTDIEVSLIGLGTMTWGEQNSEADAHQQLDYALAHGVNLVDTAEMYPVPPKAETQGRTETYIGTWLAKTKRRQDIVLASKIAGPVRDPKRPGHIRGGKTFHDRKNLTQALDESLKRLQTDYLDLYQLHWPDRTTMTFGRGAYPWVKDDYTVPIEETLSVLQDFVRQGKVRHIGVSNETPWGVARFLRHAELDGLPRIVSIQNPYNLLNRLYEQGLSEFSHHDNVGLLAYSPLAMGMLSGKYENGARPAGARLTLFDRFTRYSSPQSVAATQEYVELARRHGLTPTQLALAWVNTRPFVTSNLIGATTLEQLKENIDSVGVTLDEAVLAGIEAIHTRYPNPAP; encoded by the coding sequence TTGAAATATCGCAAACTCGGCCATACCGACATCGAAGTCAGCCTGATCGGCCTGGGCACAATGACCTGGGGCGAGCAGAATTCCGAAGCGGACGCACATCAGCAACTGGACTATGCGCTGGCCCATGGTGTCAATCTGGTGGACACCGCCGAAATGTACCCGGTGCCGCCGAAAGCGGAAACCCAGGGACGCACCGAGACGTACATCGGCACCTGGCTCGCCAAAACGAAGCGCCGCCAGGACATCGTGCTGGCGAGCAAGATCGCCGGTCCCGTGCGTGACCCCAAGCGGCCCGGACATATCCGCGGCGGCAAGACGTTTCACGACCGCAAGAACCTGACCCAGGCGCTGGACGAGAGCCTGAAGCGCCTGCAAACGGATTATCTGGATCTGTACCAGCTGCACTGGCCCGACCGCACCACCATGACGTTCGGCCGCGGCGCGTACCCCTGGGTGAAGGACGACTACACCGTGCCCATCGAGGAAACCCTGTCCGTGCTGCAGGATTTCGTGCGCCAGGGCAAGGTCCGCCACATTGGCGTCTCGAACGAAACGCCTTGGGGCGTCGCACGCTTTCTCCGGCATGCCGAACTGGACGGCCTGCCGCGCATCGTGTCCATCCAGAATCCTTACAACCTGTTGAACCGGCTTTACGAGCAGGGGCTGTCCGAGTTCAGTCACCACGACAACGTGGGCCTGCTGGCCTATTCTCCGCTGGCCATGGGCATGTTGAGCGGCAAGTATGAGAACGGCGCGCGGCCCGCGGGCGCACGCTTGACCCTGTTCGACCGCTTTACGCGCTACAGCAGCCCGCAGTCGGTGGCGGCCACGCAGGAATACGTCGAGCTGGCGCGCCGCCACGGCCTGACTCCGACGCAACTGGCCCTGGCCTGGGTCAATACTCGGCCCTTCGTGACCAGCAACCTGATTGGCGCGACCACGCTGGAGCAGTTGAAGGAGAACATCGACAGCGTCGGCGTCACGCTGGACGAAGCCGTGCTCGCGGGAATCGAAGCGATCCACACCCGCTATCCGAATCCCGCGCCGTAA
- a CDS encoding vWA domain-containing protein — MLIDFFYHLRAHKLPVSVQEYLTLLESLRTSLMPPTLDDFYHLARMALVKDETLFDRYDQAFAAYYRGIAAALPPDKEIPLDWLIKAFERTLTPEEKAAIETHGWDKLMQLFKERLHEQTGRHAGGSKWIGTGGTSPFGNGGYHPEGIRVGGESAGNRSAVKVWDMRQFRDYDDTLELGTRNFKVALRRLRRFARQGSELELDLDDTIASTARNAGHLDLRMVPERRNTVKVLMLLDVGGSMDDHIARVEELFSAARSEFRHLEVYYFHNCPYERLWQSNRRRQSDSFDTWDILRKYNADWRLIIVGDATMSPYEILQPGGSVEHMNKEAGAVWLQRLLEAWPKAAWLNPEPTASWPYRQSIAILREIMHDRMYPVTVAGLEQAMHMLSK, encoded by the coding sequence ATGCTGATCGACTTCTTCTACCATCTGCGCGCGCACAAGCTGCCCGTTTCGGTGCAGGAATACCTGACGCTGCTCGAATCGCTGCGAACGTCGCTGATGCCGCCCACGCTGGACGACTTCTATCACCTGGCGCGCATGGCGCTGGTCAAGGACGAGACCCTGTTCGACCGCTATGACCAGGCTTTTGCCGCCTACTACCGCGGCATTGCTGCGGCGCTGCCGCCGGACAAGGAAATCCCGCTGGACTGGCTCATCAAGGCGTTCGAACGCACGCTCACGCCGGAAGAGAAAGCAGCCATCGAGACGCACGGCTGGGATAAGCTGATGCAGCTGTTCAAGGAAAGGCTGCACGAGCAGACCGGCCGCCACGCCGGGGGCAGCAAGTGGATCGGCACGGGCGGCACATCGCCCTTCGGCAACGGCGGCTACCACCCCGAAGGGATACGGGTCGGCGGGGAATCGGCCGGCAACCGCAGCGCCGTGAAGGTCTGGGACATGCGCCAGTTCCGCGACTACGACGACACGCTGGAACTCGGAACGCGCAATTTCAAGGTGGCGCTGCGCCGCTTGCGGCGTTTCGCGCGCCAGGGCTCCGAGTTGGAGCTGGACCTGGACGACACGATCGCCAGCACTGCCCGCAACGCCGGGCATCTGGACCTGCGCATGGTGCCGGAACGGCGCAACACCGTGAAGGTTCTGATGCTGCTGGACGTGGGCGGCAGCATGGACGACCACATCGCCCGCGTCGAAGAACTGTTTTCCGCGGCACGCAGCGAATTCCGCCACCTGGAGGTCTACTACTTCCACAATTGTCCCTACGAACGCCTTTGGCAAAGCAACCGCCGGCGCCAGAGCGACAGCTTCGATACCTGGGACATACTGCGCAAGTACAACGCCGACTGGCGATTGATCATCGTCGGCGACGCCACCATGAGCCCGTATGAAATACTGCAGCCGGGCGGCTCGGTGGAGCACATGAACAAGGAAGCGGGCGCGGTATGGCTGCAGCGGCTGCTGGAGGCCTGGCCCAAGGCCGCCTGGCTGAATCCGGAGCCCACGGCCTCTTGGCCTTACCGCCAGTCCATCGCCATCCTTCGCGAGATCATGCACGACCGCATGTATCCCGTCACCGTCGCGGGACTCGAACAGGCCATGCACATGCTATCCAAATGA
- a CDS encoding AAA family ATPase, protein MPDASPAAQPRFEGTDRYVATDDLKLAVNAALTLQRPLLIKGEPGTGKTMLAEEVARALGRPLLQWHIKSTTKAHQGLYEYDAVSRLRDSQLGDEKVRDIRNYIVQGVLWQAFEAPEPVVLLIDEIDKADIEFPNDLLRELDRMEFHVYETRQTIVARHRPLVIITSNNEKDLPDAFLRRCFFHYIRFPDRETMRDIVAVHFPTLRADVLRAALDTFFALREAPGLKKKPSTSELLDWLRLLLAENVPAGQIEAHAATAVPLMAGALLKNEQDMHLLERLAAMTRSGQRR, encoded by the coding sequence ATGCCCGACGCTTCCCCTGCCGCCCAGCCCCGATTCGAAGGCACGGATCGCTACGTTGCCACCGACGATCTCAAGCTGGCCGTCAACGCCGCCCTGACGCTGCAGCGCCCCCTCCTGATCAAGGGAGAACCCGGCACCGGCAAAACCATGCTTGCCGAAGAAGTCGCCCGGGCGCTCGGCCGGCCCCTGCTGCAATGGCATATCAAGTCAACGACGAAGGCGCACCAGGGCCTGTACGAATACGATGCCGTATCGCGCCTGCGCGATTCTCAGCTGGGCGACGAGAAGGTGCGCGACATCCGCAACTACATCGTCCAGGGCGTGCTATGGCAGGCCTTCGAGGCGCCCGAGCCTGTGGTGCTCCTGATCGACGAAATCGACAAGGCGGACATCGAGTTCCCCAACGATCTGCTGCGCGAGCTGGACCGCATGGAGTTCCATGTGTATGAAACGCGGCAGACCATCGTGGCCAGGCACCGCCCGCTTGTCATCATCACGTCGAACAACGAAAAAGACCTGCCGGACGCCTTCCTGCGCCGCTGCTTTTTCCACTACATCCGTTTTCCCGATCGCGAAACCATGCGCGATATCGTGGCCGTTCACTTCCCGACGCTGCGCGCCGACGTGCTGCGGGCCGCGCTGGACACGTTTTTCGCGCTGCGCGAAGCGCCCGGGCTCAAGAAGAAGCCTTCGACCTCGGAGCTGCTGGACTGGCTGAGGCTCCTGCTCGCCGAAAACGTTCCCGCGGGCCAGATCGAAGCGCACGCGGCCACCGCCGTGCCGCTCATGGCGGGCGCGCTCTTGAAAAACGAGCAGGACATGCATTTGCTGGAGCGCCTGGCCGCCATGACCCGCTCGGGCCAGCGGCGCTAG
- a CDS encoding DUF1841 family protein, with product MFNPSRDQVREFFIEAWRKHRDGDVLTPLESMAIDWIVEHPEYHDDLGSQDAMTAEYPVEKGRTNPFLHLSMHLAIAEQLSIDHPPGIRAAYQKLVARSDAHHAAHEIMECLGQVVWEAQRLGKPLDSDTYIDLIRQRAER from the coding sequence ATGTTCAATCCGTCACGCGACCAAGTGCGCGAGTTTTTCATCGAAGCCTGGCGCAAGCACCGCGACGGCGACGTGCTGACCCCGCTGGAATCCATGGCGATCGACTGGATCGTCGAGCATCCGGAATACCATGACGACCTGGGAAGCCAGGATGCCATGACGGCGGAATATCCGGTCGAAAAGGGCCGCACGAATCCTTTCCTGCACCTGTCGATGCACCTGGCGATCGCGGAACAACTATCCATCGATCACCCGCCGGGCATCCGCGCTGCCTACCAGAAGCTGGTCGCGCGCAGCGACGCACACCATGCGGCGCACGAAATCATGGAATGCCTTGGACAGGTTGTGTGGGAAGCGCAGCGGCTGGGCAAACCGCTGGATAGCGATACCTATATCGACCTTATCCGCCAACGCGCGGAGCGCTGA